GGATTCAAGAATTTCTTAATAAACATAAACATGTCAAACAGCATCGTTTAGGAAATATGGGAGAAGGCGGGACTGGAGTCACCGTCGCTGAGTTAAAATAAGGTGAAGAAAGAAGAGGAACCAGAATGAATCAAGAAATTGATGCATTATTAGAACACCCATTTATGGAGACAATTGCTTATTTTTCTGTTGCTGCTTTAGCTTTAATATTGTTTTTAGCTATATTCGAATTTGTTACATCTTATCGTTCATGGGAAGAAATACTAAGTGGCAATATCGCAGTTTCCTTAACCATTGGAGGGAAAATCATTGCTATATGCAATATTTTTCGCTTTGCAGAGAATAATCATGAATCGATTTATGTATCCTTTGTGATGGCTGGTTTTGGATTTGTTTTACTCATCCTTGCATACTTTTTATTCGAGTTTTTAACACCTTATATTAAAGTAGATAAAGAGATACAAAAGGATAATCGAGCAGTTGGATTCATTGCCATGATCATTTCTATTTCGTTATCTTATGTGATAGGTGCGTGTATAACATAAGATTAGGGGGAGGCTTCAATTTAAATTG
The window above is part of the Chengkuizengella sp. SCS-71B genome. Proteins encoded here:
- a CDS encoding DUF350 domain-containing protein; the encoded protein is MNQEIDALLEHPFMETIAYFSVAALALILFLAIFEFVTSYRSWEEILSGNIAVSLTIGGKIIAICNIFRFAENNHESIYVSFVMAGFGFVLLILAYFLFEFLTPYIKVDKEIQKDNRAVGFIAMIISISLSYVIGACIT